The following proteins come from a genomic window of Tepidisphaeraceae bacterium:
- a CDS encoding sialate O-acetylesterase, with protein sequence MPAQATTAPATQPAPRVVQPPAKAQFHVYLLMGQSNMAGRDTRDLDAQVDDARVLALDVQGPHGRWVVARDPIHGKIGHIDPGVGPGIAFATAMVKQRRSITIGLVPCAVGGSPFDVKPLYRATAPQAHRSRPC encoded by the coding sequence GTGCCGGCGCAGGCCACCACGGCACCTGCCACGCAACCGGCCCCACGTGTCGTGCAGCCGCCAGCGAAGGCGCAGTTCCACGTCTACCTGCTGATGGGTCAGTCGAACATGGCCGGCCGCGACACGCGAGACCTCGACGCGCAAGTGGACGATGCGCGCGTGCTGGCGCTGGACGTCCAAGGTCCCCACGGCCGTTGGGTCGTCGCGCGTGATCCGATTCACGGGAAGATCGGGCACATCGATCCGGGCGTAGGGCCGGGCATCGCGTTCGCCACGGCCATGGTGAAGCAAAGGCGGTCGATCACGATCGGCCTTGTGCCGTGCGCAGTCGGCGGCTCGCCGTTCGACGTGAAGCCGTTATACCGTGCGACGGCGCCGCAAGCCCATCGATCCAGACCTTGCTAA
- a CDS encoding Gfo/Idh/MocA family oxidoreductase — protein MRIALNGQLADERRVRVGFIGCGSHAFRNVFPAFQFTPIELVATCDLQLDRARAYARQFGAADAYDDPERMLSRDDIDAVFIVTNYDERMRPRYPQLAARAMAAGKHVWMEKPPAATLADVDLMRDAAQKHRRHAMVGFKKMFAPANRKAKSLASGADFGQLSMITMQYPQYVPEPGDIKRYLAGEPVGTARDFLDHLCHPMSLLLMLNGMPRDLVYQRSRFGAGALTFTYADGVVASMAFTHGMANDGGMERTMLVSDRGRHITVENNTRVTYRRTPPNLGYGTSPDYFQGDPDQASNIWEPEVSLGQLYNKAMFLLGYYAEVQAFAECVLNDQAPTLGSLEHARQVTRVFEAFASPPGQVITL, from the coding sequence ATGAGGATCGCACTCAACGGCCAGTTGGCCGACGAGCGTCGCGTGCGCGTGGGGTTTATCGGGTGTGGGTCGCACGCGTTTCGCAATGTTTTCCCGGCGTTTCAGTTCACGCCGATCGAGCTGGTGGCGACGTGCGACCTGCAGCTGGACCGGGCGCGGGCGTACGCCAGGCAGTTCGGCGCTGCCGATGCGTACGACGATCCCGAGCGGATGCTGTCGCGCGACGATATCGACGCCGTGTTTATCGTCACCAATTACGACGAGCGGATGCGCCCGCGTTACCCGCAACTGGCCGCCCGCGCGATGGCGGCGGGCAAGCACGTGTGGATGGAGAAGCCACCCGCCGCCACGTTGGCCGATGTCGACCTGATGCGCGACGCCGCCCAGAAGCACCGCCGGCACGCGATGGTCGGCTTTAAGAAGATGTTCGCGCCGGCCAACCGGAAGGCGAAATCGCTGGCGAGCGGTGCCGACTTTGGCCAGCTGTCGATGATCACGATGCAGTACCCGCAGTACGTGCCGGAACCGGGCGACATCAAACGGTACCTCGCCGGCGAGCCGGTCGGCACGGCCCGCGATTTTCTGGACCACCTCTGCCACCCGATGAGCCTCCTGCTCATGCTGAACGGCATGCCGCGCGACCTCGTCTACCAGCGCAGCCGCTTTGGCGCGGGCGCGCTGACCTTCACGTACGCCGACGGCGTGGTCGCCAGCATGGCGTTCACGCATGGCATGGCCAACGACGGTGGCATGGAACGCACGATGCTGGTCTCCGACCGCGGCCGGCACATTACCGTCGAGAACAACACCCGCGTCACCTATCGCCGCACGCCACCCAACCTGGGCTACGGCACGTCGCCCGACTACTTCCAAGGCGACCCCGATCAGGCCAGCAACATCTGGGAGCCGGAGGTGTCGCTGGGCCAGTTGTATAACAAGGCGATGTTCCTGCTGGGGTACTACGCCGAGGTACAGGCGTTCGCCGAGTGCGTGTTGAACGACCAGGCGCCCACGTTAGGGTCACTGGAACACGCGCGGCAAGTCACACGCGTGTTCGAAGCGTTCGCCAGTCCGCCTGGGCAGGTCATCACGCTTTGA